Part of the Planctomycetia bacterium genome, CGCCGCGCGATCAGCAGTCCCGGTAGTAACGCCAGGAAAGCCGCCCCGAGTTGATGTCCGCGGCCGCCGAAATCTTCAGCGTGCATCGTGACTGCCCAGGGCGCCGCAAGCAGTCCCCACGGGGTGCGCCCGAGCGGCAACTTGCTTTCTCGAATCGTCGGCGCGGCGCTTTCATCGAGGGCGCTTTGAAAAAACGGATAGACCGGATTGCCGCGGTAATAGGCAGCCCGCGCGTACCACGGCCCGGCGACGGCGGACGCGAGCACGACCATGATAGCGGCGCCGCGCAGCCAGGATTTCGTCCGCTCGCGATCGCGCCATGCCAAGCCGAACCAAGTAGTGAACAAGGCCGCCGCGAAGAGCAACGCGAGGTACTTCACGCCGATCGCGCCGCCAAGCATCAAGCCGGCCGACAGATACCAGTGCGGTCCGTCGTCGTCGATCGCGGCGCGCCACCAGGCTGCCACGGCTAGCGTCGTGAACACCGCCAGACCAACGTCGTTCAACGGCGCCGTCATTTGATTCGTCACGCCGGGCGCGAGCAACACGATGCCGCCAGCAAACCAGGCCCAGTCGCGCCCTACGACACTCCGCGCCAGCAGTACCGCGGCCAGGGCCAGCAGACCGCCGAGCGCCCAATGCATGAGCTGTGCCGTCACGCCACCGTCGAGCGCCAGCGCCCACAAGTACCACATCTCCACGAGCAACGGAAACGTGGAGTTCTCATGGTCAGGCAAGTAGGCGAGGCGATGTTCCTGAAGAAATCGCTTCGGCAACTCCAGGTGATAACACAACGCATCTCCGGCGGTTGGGGGCGCGACAGCGCTCGTTAAACTCGCCAGCAAAGCGATCAGGCAACAAGCGCCGAATAGCTTTAGCCAAATGCGCGAAGCTTGTGGGCCCA contains:
- a CDS encoding phospholipid carrier-dependent glycosyltransferase produces the protein MLASFTSILTLVAILLAAYGVGRPLVRAWRLEMEDRCALAVWSVSLGLIVVGVLWMGLGCVGLLYLELIAVFTVAAASWGIGEIVQASIHRRTCPVLREKVMDELGPQASRIWLKLFGACCLIALLASLTSAVAPPTAGDALCYHLELPKRFLQEHRLAYLPDHENSTFPLLVEMWYLWALALDGGVTAQLMHWALGGLLALAAVLLARSVVGRDWAWFAGGIVLLAPGVTNQMTAPLNDVGLAVFTTLAVAAWWRAAIDDDGPHWYLSAGLMLGGAIGVKYLALLFAAALFTTWFGLAWRDRERTKSWLRGAAIMVVLASAVAGPWYARAAYYRGNPVYPFFQSALDESAAPTIRESKLPLGRTPWGLLAAPWAVTMHAEDFGGRGHQLGAAFLALLPGLLIARR